The Triticum aestivum cultivar Chinese Spring chromosome 3A, IWGSC CS RefSeq v2.1, whole genome shotgun sequence genome includes a region encoding these proteins:
- the LOC123063195 gene encoding uncharacterized protein isoform X2, translating into MECAGEDDGTGSGSRRRSRSMSMGGSDATSTMSDGGTTAVKQHQALRLVEDLSLPSVQVVVMSANMGCSHCRQRVTKVVTKMNGLLDYMVDFGKKEVTVRGTVIHTKKKKKRKKQQQYMIAGLEKVPPAANVGARTLSWFLGCYGS; encoded by the exons ATGGAGTGTGCAGGGGAAGATGATGGCACagggagtggaagcaggaggaggagcaggagcatgAGCATGGGCGGATCAGATGCAACGTCGACCATGAGCGACGGCGGCACGACGGCGGTCAAGCAGCACCAGGCTCTGAGGCTCGTGGAGGACCTCTCCCTCCCTTCG GTGCAGGTGGTGGTGATGAGCGCCAACATGGGCTGCTCCCACTGCCGACAGCGGGTCACCAAGGTCGTCACCAAGATGAACG GGCTGCTGGATTACATGGTGGATTTCGGGAAGAAGGAGGTGACGGTGAGGGGCACGGTAATTcacaccaagaagaagaagaagaggaagaagcagcAGCAGTACATGATCGCTGGGCTGGAGAAGGTGCCGCCTGCTGCTAACGTGGGCGCCAGGACGCTCTCCTGGTTTTTGGGATGCTACGGTTCATAG
- the LOC123063195 gene encoding uncharacterized protein isoform X1: protein MECAGEDDGTGSGSRRRSRSMSMGGSDATSTMSDGGTTAVKQHQALRLVEDLSLPSVQVVVMSANMGCSHCRQRVTKVVTKMNAGLLDYMVDFGKKEVTVRGTVIHTKKKKKRKKQQQYMIAGLEKVPPAANVGARTLSWFLGCYGS, encoded by the exons ATGGAGTGTGCAGGGGAAGATGATGGCACagggagtggaagcaggaggaggagcaggagcatgAGCATGGGCGGATCAGATGCAACGTCGACCATGAGCGACGGCGGCACGACGGCGGTCAAGCAGCACCAGGCTCTGAGGCTCGTGGAGGACCTCTCCCTCCCTTCG GTGCAGGTGGTGGTGATGAGCGCCAACATGGGCTGCTCCCACTGCCGACAGCGGGTCACCAAGGTCGTCACCAAGATGAACG CAGGGCTGCTGGATTACATGGTGGATTTCGGGAAGAAGGAGGTGACGGTGAGGGGCACGGTAATTcacaccaagaagaagaagaagaggaagaagcagcAGCAGTACATGATCGCTGGGCTGGAGAAGGTGCCGCCTGCTGCTAACGTGGGCGCCAGGACGCTCTCCTGGTTTTTGGGATGCTACGGTTCATAG
- the LOC123063196 gene encoding uncharacterized protein isoform X1 codes for MEDGDGEAAREAIAARMRGGDYTGARTLLLETLQTNPGLDGAVEMLAVLEVLCAAPAGRPPHWYRALQVLPGDGAAAIEARHRALLAQLEPVRDALPGADLALRLVDEAYKVLSDPAKRASFDSSNTAGCSVKQMAVGAFSSAHADLRRDSISLTERMHVDGSATPLGTNPDLHRVKSVDTKNVRQIDRPFLDAGNCSNLASSSKTKRTDHCFPGDDGEFWLHEENHADKKLKSVWEKDVYSVSSSEEDPDGCFADLSDAMQDDPCSSQQYDYHNFEEDRLIQQFATGQIWAGYDWEKFPRRYARINEVLTDKMQLYVSWFKPCPQSHEEKNWLSASLPFVCGTFIVEERQISLSSISMFSHEISRDTLNQQLEVFPRLGEVWAIYSDWDIGWCNNPEMRKKSAFSVVEILTSYSEESGCTVAPLVKVGGFRSVFQRYMRSGREQVLQVCSDNLLMFSHRIPLFRFTHEAGTVLELEHSIVPENLRHQNTLASVTPLSPLSGLDSDTNGFHEAAMAQFSSASTSNLGSGISQQGVMNYNNKLSPEDFMEGQIWAVYDARDRMPRSYVRIIHVVSDATIFVLKLEPHPMLNEEIRWVEDGLPVACGVFRAGTGTTYKDISAFSHPVQCDWSSKKSFYRIFPKKGEIWAMYKNWKITLNSTDIDKCEPRMVEILSDYTDENGVNVCSLTRVKGCLSFFQRALLEGFHLTRWISKSEMLSFSHRVPAFVVIEIRERDIPQGSWHLEPSALPFRSIH; via the coding sequence ATGGAGGAtggggacggcgaggcggcgcgggaggcAATCGCGGCGAGGATGCGGGGCGGGGACTACACCGGCGCCAGGACGCTGCTGCTGGAGACGCTGCAGACCAACCCCGGCCTCGACGGCGCTGTCGAgatgctcgccgtgctcgaggtcctctgcgccgcccccgccggccgccCGCCGCACTGGTACCGGGCCCTCCAGGTCCTTCCTggggacggcgccgccgccatcgaGGCGCGGCACAGGGCCCTCCTGGCCCAGCTGGAGCCCGTCAGGGACGCCCTCCCCGGCGCCGACCTGGCGCTCCGCCTCGTCGACGAAGCCTACAAGGTGCTGTCCGACCCGGCCAAGAGGGCCAGCTTCGACTCGAGCAACACGGCGGGGTGTTCGGTCAAGCAGATGGCAGTAGGTGCGTTCAGCAGTGCTCACGCTGACTTGCGGCGTGACTCCATTTCGCTGACCGAACGGATGCATGTCGATGGGTCAGCAACTCCTCTCGGCACAAATCCTGACCTGCATAGAGTAAAAAGCGTGGACACGAAGAATGTTCGGCAGATTGACCGACCATTTCTGGATGCAGGAAATTGTTCAAACTTGGCTAGTTCTTCCAAAACCAAGAGGACCGACCATTGCTTTCCAGGTGATGATGGCGAGTTCTGGTTGCATGAGGAAAACCATGCAGACAAGAAGCTGAAGAGTGTATGGGAGAAGGACGTGTATTCTGTGTCCTCGTCGGAGGAAGATCCCGATGGCTGCTTTGCTGATCTCTCAGATGCCATGCAAGATGACCCCTGCTCTAGTCAACAGTATGACTATCATAACTTTGAGGAGGACAGGTTGATACAGCAATTTGCTACTGGCCAGATCTGGGCAGGGTATGACTGGGAGAAGTTTCCTCGCAGATATGCACGGATAAATGAAGTTTTGACAGATAAGATGCAGTTATATGTATCATGGTTCAAACCATGCCCGCAATCTCATGAAGAGAAGAACTGGTTAAGTGCAAGCTTGCCGTTCGTCTGTGGAACCTTCATTGTGGAAGAACGGCAAATATCGCTATCTTCTATAAGTATGTTCTCCCATGAAATATCTCGTGATACTCTAAATCAGCAACTTGAAGTATTTCCCCGGCTAGGAGAAGTATGGGCCATCTACAGTGATTGGGACATTGGGTGGTGCAATAATCCTGAAATGCGGAAGAAGAGTGCCTTTTCTGTTGTAGAAATTCTTACCAGTTATTCAGAAGAATCAGGCTGTACAGTTGCGCCCTTGGTAAAGGTAGGTGGATTTAGAAGCGTTTTCCAGAGGTACATGAGGAGTGGGAGGGAGCAGGTATTACAAGTCTGCAGTGACAATCTGCTCATGTTTTCTCACAGGATCCCTTTGTTTAGGTTTACTCATGAGGCTGGAACAGTCCTGGAGCTTGAACATTCTATTGTACCAGAAAATCTGCGGCATCAAAATACATTGGCAAGTGTGACTCCTCTGTCCCCACTTTCAGGTTTGGATAGTGATACAAATGGCTTTCATGAAGCTGCTATGGCGCAATTCTCCAGTGCTTCAACTAGCAATTTGGGTTCAGGTATTTCCCAGCAAGGAGTGATGAACTACAATAACAAGTTGTCACCTGAAGATTTTATGGAGGGGCAGATCTGGGCTGTGTACGATGCTCGGGATCGGATGCCTAGGTCTTATGTCAGAATAATCCATGTGGTTTCAGATGCTACAATTTTTGTGTTGAAGTTGGAACCACATCCAATGCTTAACGAAGAAATACGGTGGGTCGAAGATGGCTTACCGGTTGCTTGTGGGGTATTTCGAGCTGGTACTGGAACTACTTACAAGGACATATCAGCTTTCTCTCATCCTGTACAGTGTGACTGGAGCTCAAAGAAGTCTTTCTATCGAATCTTCCCGAAGAAAGGGGAAATATGGGCAATGTACAAAAATTGGAAGATTACCTTAAATAGCACTGATATTGACAAATGTGAACCTCGCATGGTTGAGATCCTCTCAGATTACACTGATGAGAATGGAGTTAATGTGTGCAGCTTGACTCGCGTAAAAGGCTGTTTATCATTTTTCCAGAGAGCATTACTGGAAGGTTTCCATTTGACAAGGTGGATTTCGAAGTCTGAAATGCTCAGCTTTTCCCATCGAGTTCCTGCTTTTGTTGTCATTGAAATCAGAGAGCGTGATATACCACAAGGGTCATGGCACCTGGAACCAAGTGCCCTACCTTTTAGGAGCATACATTGA
- the LOC123063196 gene encoding uncharacterized protein isoform X2, producing the protein MEDGDGEAAREAIAARMRGGDYTGARTLLLETLQTNPGLDGAVEMLAVLEVLCAAPAGRPPHWYRALQVLPGDGAAAIEARHRALLAQLEPVRDALPGADLALRLVDEAYKVLSDPAKRASFDSSNTAGCSVKQMAVGNCSNLASSSKTKRTDHCFPGDDGEFWLHEENHADKKLKSVWEKDVYSVSSSEEDPDGCFADLSDAMQDDPCSSQQYDYHNFEEDRLIQQFATGQIWAGYDWEKFPRRYARINEVLTDKMQLYVSWFKPCPQSHEEKNWLSASLPFVCGTFIVEERQISLSSISMFSHEISRDTLNQQLEVFPRLGEVWAIYSDWDIGWCNNPEMRKKSAFSVVEILTSYSEESGCTVAPLVKVGGFRSVFQRYMRSGREQVLQVCSDNLLMFSHRIPLFRFTHEAGTVLELEHSIVPENLRHQNTLASVTPLSPLSGLDSDTNGFHEAAMAQFSSASTSNLGSGISQQGVMNYNNKLSPEDFMEGQIWAVYDARDRMPRSYVRIIHVVSDATIFVLKLEPHPMLNEEIRWVEDGLPVACGVFRAGTGTTYKDISAFSHPVQCDWSSKKSFYRIFPKKGEIWAMYKNWKITLNSTDIDKCEPRMVEILSDYTDENGVNVCSLTRVKGCLSFFQRALLEGFHLTRWISKSEMLSFSHRVPAFVVIEIRERDIPQGSWHLEPSALPFRSIH; encoded by the exons ATGGAGGAtggggacggcgaggcggcgcgggaggcAATCGCGGCGAGGATGCGGGGCGGGGACTACACCGGCGCCAGGACGCTGCTGCTGGAGACGCTGCAGACCAACCCCGGCCTCGACGGCGCTGTCGAgatgctcgccgtgctcgaggtcctctgcgccgcccccgccggccgccCGCCGCACTGGTACCGGGCCCTCCAGGTCCTTCCTggggacggcgccgccgccatcgaGGCGCGGCACAGGGCCCTCCTGGCCCAGCTGGAGCCCGTCAGGGACGCCCTCCCCGGCGCCGACCTGGCGCTCCGCCTCGTCGACGAAGCCTACAAGGTGCTGTCCGACCCGGCCAAGAGGGCCAGCTTCGACTCGAGCAACACGGCGGGGTGTTCGGTCAAGCAGATGGCAGTAG GAAATTGTTCAAACTTGGCTAGTTCTTCCAAAACCAAGAGGACCGACCATTGCTTTCCAGGTGATGATGGCGAGTTCTGGTTGCATGAGGAAAACCATGCAGACAAGAAGCTGAAGAGTGTATGGGAGAAGGACGTGTATTCTGTGTCCTCGTCGGAGGAAGATCCCGATGGCTGCTTTGCTGATCTCTCAGATGCCATGCAAGATGACCCCTGCTCTAGTCAACAGTATGACTATCATAACTTTGAGGAGGACAGGTTGATACAGCAATTTGCTACTGGCCAGATCTGGGCAGGGTATGACTGGGAGAAGTTTCCTCGCAGATATGCACGGATAAATGAAGTTTTGACAGATAAGATGCAGTTATATGTATCATGGTTCAAACCATGCCCGCAATCTCATGAAGAGAAGAACTGGTTAAGTGCAAGCTTGCCGTTCGTCTGTGGAACCTTCATTGTGGAAGAACGGCAAATATCGCTATCTTCTATAAGTATGTTCTCCCATGAAATATCTCGTGATACTCTAAATCAGCAACTTGAAGTATTTCCCCGGCTAGGAGAAGTATGGGCCATCTACAGTGATTGGGACATTGGGTGGTGCAATAATCCTGAAATGCGGAAGAAGAGTGCCTTTTCTGTTGTAGAAATTCTTACCAGTTATTCAGAAGAATCAGGCTGTACAGTTGCGCCCTTGGTAAAGGTAGGTGGATTTAGAAGCGTTTTCCAGAGGTACATGAGGAGTGGGAGGGAGCAGGTATTACAAGTCTGCAGTGACAATCTGCTCATGTTTTCTCACAGGATCCCTTTGTTTAGGTTTACTCATGAGGCTGGAACAGTCCTGGAGCTTGAACATTCTATTGTACCAGAAAATCTGCGGCATCAAAATACATTGGCAAGTGTGACTCCTCTGTCCCCACTTTCAGGTTTGGATAGTGATACAAATGGCTTTCATGAAGCTGCTATGGCGCAATTCTCCAGTGCTTCAACTAGCAATTTGGGTTCAGGTATTTCCCAGCAAGGAGTGATGAACTACAATAACAAGTTGTCACCTGAAGATTTTATGGAGGGGCAGATCTGGGCTGTGTACGATGCTCGGGATCGGATGCCTAGGTCTTATGTCAGAATAATCCATGTGGTTTCAGATGCTACAATTTTTGTGTTGAAGTTGGAACCACATCCAATGCTTAACGAAGAAATACGGTGGGTCGAAGATGGCTTACCGGTTGCTTGTGGGGTATTTCGAGCTGGTACTGGAACTACTTACAAGGACATATCAGCTTTCTCTCATCCTGTACAGTGTGACTGGAGCTCAAAGAAGTCTTTCTATCGAATCTTCCCGAAGAAAGGGGAAATATGGGCAATGTACAAAAATTGGAAGATTACCTTAAATAGCACTGATATTGACAAATGTGAACCTCGCATGGTTGAGATCCTCTCAGATTACACTGATGAGAATGGAGTTAATGTGTGCAGCTTGACTCGCGTAAAAGGCTGTTTATCATTTTTCCAGAGAGCATTACTGGAAGGTTTCCATTTGACAAGGTGGATTTCGAAGTCTGAAATGCTCAGCTTTTCCCATCGAGTTCCTGCTTTTGTTGTCATTGAAATCAGAGAGCGTGATATACCACAAGGGTCATGGCACCTGGAACCAAGTGCCCTACCTTTTAGGAGCATACATTGA
- the LOC123063197 gene encoding inactive leucine-rich repeat receptor-like protein kinase CORYNE, whose amino-acid sequence MATGAGTAAAAAKNPTKTLATLLLLVLLLADLPLCASQPPLHSQPLPATQSPAAPLPPPQPRGPRAQAGGAARLRRIALGVLLGSLAGFILSLAFLYAIRVAVLHAGNAPAVARGPVSFTPQISPKSLQCALPSARPLARGPRGTYHKLDLDGDLTVAVKVLDLAAAAGASPSPSPSPSRPASGSKSDMRRVQRQLELLARVRHLNVMSLKAYVRDADRLSLVYDFVPGGSLEDVMKRVRSQQVSLSWDTRNRIAAGVAKGLRHLHFECNPRILHCNLKPSNVMLEEGFEPVLADCGVARLLDSGSPDPESSGSLYAAPECYQSSRYTDKCDVYAFGMILGVLLTGKDPADPFFSGESGRGSLARWLRHMQHSGDTKEALDSSIVGEEVDEEEMVMAVRVAIVCLSELPADRPSSDELVAMLAQLHSF is encoded by the exons ATGGCTACGGgagccgggacggcggcggcggcggccaagaaCCCTACAAAAACCCTcgccactctcctcctcctcgtcctcttgcTCGCCGACCTCCCGCTCTGCGCCTCCCAGCCGCCGCTGCACTCCCAGCCCCTGCCCGCCACGCAGTCCCCGGCCGCGCCcctcccgccgccgcagcccaGGGGCCCCCGCGCGCAGGCCGGCGGCGCGGCCCGCCTCCGCCGCATCGCGCTCGGCGTGCTCCTCGGCTCGCTCGCCGGCTTCATCCTCTCGCTCGCCTTCCTCTACGCCATCCGCGTCGCCGTGCTCCACGCCGGGAACGCGCCGGCCGTCGCCAGGGGGCCCGTCTCCTTCACCCCGCAAATCTCGCCCAAGAGCCTCCAGTGCGCGCTCCCCTCCGCGCGCCCGCTTGCACGCGGGCCCCGCGGGACGTACCACAAGCTCGACCTCGACGgcgacctcaccgtcgccgtcaaggtgctcgacctcgccgccgccgccggcgcctcaCCCTCACCCTCGCCGTCGCCCTCGCGGCCGGCGAGCGGCTCCAAGTCCGACATGCGGAGGGTGCAGCGGCAGCTGGAGCTGCTCGCCCGGGTGAGGCACCTCAACGTGATGAGCCTCAAGGCCTACGTCCGCGACGCCGACCGGCTCTCGCTCGTCTACGACTTCGTCCCGGGGGGCAGCCTCGAGGACGTGATGAAGAGGGTGAGGTCGCAGCAGGTCAGCCTCAGCTGGGACACCAGGAACAGGATTGCGGCCGGGGTGGCCAAGGGACTGCGCCACCTGCACTTCGAGTGCAACCCCAGGATACTGCATTGCAACCTCAAGCCGTCGAATGTGATGCTGGAAGAAGGGTTTGAACCGGTGCTGGCGGATTGCGGCGTTGCGAGGCTGCTCGATTCGGGTTCGCCTGATCCGGAGTCGTCCGGCAGCCTCTACGCAGCTCCAGAGTGCTACCAAAGTAGCAG GTACACGGATAAGTGCGACGTCTATGCCTTCGGCATGATCCTTGGCGTTCTGCTCACCGGGAAAGACCCCGCAGACCCGTTTTTCTCAGGAGAAAGTGGACGGGGCAGCCTGGCTCGATGGCTCCGTCACATGCAGCATTCCGGCGACACGAAAGAAGCGCTGGACAGCAGCATCGTAGgggaggaggtcgacgaggaggagaTGGTGATGGCCGTCAGGGTCGCCATCGTGTGCCTCTCGGAGCTGCCCGCCGATCGGCCATCCAGCGATGAACTCGTCGCGATGCTTGCCCAGCTCCACAGCTTCTAG